The following are encoded in a window of Methylocystis rosea genomic DNA:
- a CDS encoding xanthine dehydrogenase: MTHVRFCEFLSKRSAPFVIVLGANEIASAVAARLTREGYRVVLSHDPYPPVIRRGMSFHDALFQDRAEVDGIQGYRGETALEIVRVLTVTGVVAVTSLQLTDLLALRTPDVLIDARMQKHRMTTNLRKIANLAIGLGPHFAAGVNCDVAIETHPEHAGELVETGETRPNDHVPRYLGGVGRGRFVYSARDGVWRTPLDVGARIFKDYLLGLLDGHRVLSPMDGFLRGIARDGVVVPQNVKLVEVDPRGRASTWTGTDEYGRAIADAAYRVIAKAAHARHWTRPVTVSYH; the protein is encoded by the coding sequence ATGACACACGTGCGATTCTGCGAATTTCTGTCCAAGCGAAGCGCCCCCTTCGTGATCGTTTTGGGCGCGAATGAGATTGCTTCGGCGGTTGCGGCGCGTCTGACGCGGGAGGGCTACCGCGTCGTGCTCAGTCACGACCCTTACCCGCCCGTCATTCGGCGCGGCATGTCGTTCCACGACGCTCTGTTCCAAGATCGCGCCGAGGTCGACGGCATTCAGGGCTACCGCGGCGAGACTGCGCTGGAAATCGTACGGGTGTTGACCGTGACGGGCGTCGTTGCCGTGACCTCGCTGCAACTGACCGATCTCCTTGCGCTCCGCACGCCCGACGTGTTGATCGACGCGCGAATGCAAAAGCACCGCATGACGACCAATCTGCGAAAGATCGCCAATCTCGCCATCGGCCTCGGCCCGCATTTCGCCGCCGGAGTGAACTGCGACGTCGCCATTGAGACGCATCCCGAACACGCCGGCGAGCTCGTCGAAACCGGCGAAACTCGGCCCAACGATCATGTTCCACGCTACCTTGGCGGCGTTGGCCGCGGCCGCTTCGTTTATTCCGCCCGAGACGGCGTTTGGCGCACGCCGCTCGACGTTGGCGCCAGAATTTTTAAGGATTACCTCCTCGGCCTTCTCGACGGTCACCGCGTCCTTTCGCCGATGGACGGCTTCCTGCGCGGCATCGCGCGCGACGGGGTCGTCGTGCCGCAAAATGTGAAACTCGTCGAGGTCGATCCGCGCGGGCGCGCCTCGACTTGGACGGGCACCGACGAATATGGGCGCGCCATAGCGGACGCCGCTTATCGCGTGATCGCCAAAGCGGCTCACGCACGCCATTGGACGCGGCCCGTTACCGTATCCTATCACTGA
- a CDS encoding SagB/ThcOx family dehydrogenase, with amino-acid sequence MADAETEIQSLKERPQDADALPSDIRGYHRRTKHAPTRYALGPAFLDWTSQPSPFRRFDGAPRIELPLRDREETAPFPGPALRSAPLDRMALGLFLELGFGISAWKSYEGSTWALRNNPSSGNLHPTETYLLANAAEGLGETAALYHYAQEDHALERRADFETPLVLPEGGFLLGLSSVPWRESWKYGERAFRYCQLDVGHAIGAAAQAAAALGWRAHLLCEPGDADIAALLGLDRPDASHRREEEHPDALLWIAADGNAPPAIDVSNLARATRTWTGAANRLSEDHDGWPLVDRAARFCVKPHTPAVEPLSRVAPKPAFPFPLPDIGRVVRRRRSAQRMDGIARLSQEAFCAMLTSTLPGAEPCLAPFPRPPRLNLLLFVHRVEGVEPGLYLLQRDAETTARLREMSALALLWTPIEIGPLKLFRLRRGAVEREASMNACRQAIAGKGCFAVAMIADFDRTLQEDGGFGYRWLHWEAGAIGQALYLWSSAIGLSGTGIGCFFDDEIHAMLGLSPEQYAFQDVYHFTVGAALEDPRMLTLPAYPEEMRERT; translated from the coding sequence ATGGCTGACGCCGAAACCGAAATTCAGAGCCTGAAAGAACGCCCGCAGGACGCCGACGCTCTGCCAAGCGACATCCGCGGCTATCACCGGCGCACGAAACATGCTCCGACGCGCTATGCGCTTGGGCCGGCTTTTCTCGACTGGACCTCGCAGCCGTCGCCCTTCCGGCGCTTCGACGGCGCGCCGCGGATCGAACTGCCGTTACGCGATCGCGAAGAGACCGCGCCTTTCCCCGGCCCGGCGCTGCGCTCCGCGCCGCTCGACCGCATGGCGCTCGGCCTGTTCCTGGAGCTCGGCTTCGGGATCAGCGCCTGGAAAAGTTACGAAGGCTCGACGTGGGCGCTTCGCAACAATCCGTCTTCCGGCAATCTGCATCCGACCGAAACCTATCTCCTCGCCAACGCCGCCGAGGGACTCGGCGAGACCGCCGCGCTTTATCACTATGCGCAGGAAGATCATGCGCTGGAGCGGCGCGCTGATTTTGAAACGCCGCTGGTTCTGCCCGAGGGCGGCTTTCTGCTTGGTCTGAGTTCCGTCCCCTGGCGCGAGAGCTGGAAATATGGCGAGCGGGCGTTTCGCTATTGCCAACTCGATGTCGGCCATGCGATCGGCGCCGCCGCTCAGGCCGCCGCCGCGCTGGGCTGGCGCGCGCATCTTTTGTGCGAACCGGGCGACGCCGACATCGCGGCGCTGCTCGGACTCGATCGGCCGGACGCTTCTCATCGGCGCGAAGAAGAACATCCTGATGCGCTCTTGTGGATCGCCGCTGATGGGAACGCGCCTCCCGCCATCGACGTCTCCAACCTTGCGCGCGCGACGCGAACCTGGACGGGCGCGGCCAATCGCTTGAGCGAAGATCACGACGGCTGGCCGCTCGTCGACCGGGCGGCGCGGTTCTGCGTCAAGCCCCACACGCCGGCAGTGGAGCCCTTGTCGCGTGTTGCGCCGAAACCCGCCTTCCCATTCCCGCTGCCGGACATCGGGCGCGTGGTGCGGCGTCGGCGCAGCGCGCAGCGCATGGACGGGATCGCCCGCCTCTCGCAGGAGGCGTTTTGCGCGATGCTGACATCCACGCTTCCCGGCGCCGAGCCTTGCCTGGCGCCCTTCCCCCGGCCGCCGCGCCTGAATCTGCTGCTCTTCGTGCATCGCGTCGAGGGCGTGGAGCCGGGTCTCTATCTGTTGCAGCGCGACGCCGAAACAACGGCGCGGCTACGCGAGATGTCGGCGCTGGCATTGCTTTGGACGCCGATCGAGATCGGGCCGCTCAAACTCTTTCGTCTGCGGCGCGGCGCCGTCGAACGCGAGGCGAGTATGAACGCCTGCCGCCAGGCGATCGCCGGCAAGGGCTGCTTCGCCGTTGCGATGATCGCTGATTTCGATCGCACGCTTCAAGAAGATGGCGGCTTCGGCTATCGCTGGCTGCACTGGGAGGCCGGCGCGATCGGCCAGGCGCTCTATCTCTGGTCAAGCGCCATCGGCCTCTCCGGCACGGGGATCGGTTGCTTCTTCGACGACGAGATCCACGCGATGCTGGGTCTGTCGCCAGAGCAATACGCCTTTCAGGACGTCTACCACTTCACCGTCGGCGCCGCGCTGGAAGACCCGCGCATGCTGACGCTCCCCGCCTACCCCGAAGAGATGCGCGAGCGAACATGA
- a CDS encoding type II toxin-antitoxin system HicB family antitoxin encodes MSEAPVYRTELGRGPPEEGGYYVLSYPDIPGCFGVGGTEAEAVEDGRRALIAVLDALKAVDRPPPEARGESA; translated from the coding sequence ATGAGCGAGGCGCCCGTCTATCGAACCGAGCTGGGCCGCGGACCGCCAGAGGAGGGCGGCTACTACGTGCTCTCTTATCCAGATATTCCCGGCTGCTTTGGCGTCGGCGGCACCGAGGCGGAGGCGGTGGAGGATGGGCGCCGCGCGCTGATCGCCGTGCTCGACGCGCTCAAGGCGGTCGACCGGCCGCCGCCCGAGGCGCGGGGGGAAAGCGCGTGA
- a CDS encoding Rieske 2Fe-2S domain-containing protein, which produces MFVRVCKEDTLMEGGMRVVIADAQLIVLAWPEDGVVKAFQGVCPHTNAPLADADFDGTTLTCPLHFWSWDMNSGQPTHEHATPLAEYPVRIEDGVVYIDAEGVAPIFAEP; this is translated from the coding sequence ATGTTTGTTCGCGTCTGCAAGGAAGACACCCTCATGGAGGGCGGAATGCGCGTGGTCATCGCCGACGCGCAGCTCATCGTTCTCGCCTGGCCGGAAGACGGCGTCGTAAAGGCGTTTCAGGGAGTCTGTCCGCACACCAACGCTCCCTTGGCCGACGCCGATTTCGACGGGACGACGTTGACCTGTCCGCTGCATTTCTGGTCGTGGGACATGAACAGCGGCCAACCGACCCATGAGCATGCGACGCCGCTCGCCGAATATCCGGTGCGGATCGAAGACGGCGTCGTCTATATCGACGCTGAAGGCGTCGCGCCGATCTTCGCAGAACCCTGA
- a CDS encoding glutathione S-transferase family protein — translation MKFYMTPGSCSTGIHILLEEIGLVFEAYIVNLVKGDHLKPDYLAINPHGTIPTLLRDDGVALTDFYSIALWLAEAYPRRKLLPESADARESALAAMHFCVQHIHGEGFRRVFTPERYAGRQADVEAIKAEGREIVVAALIAIDTELAGKDYVAGGFSIADAALFYVEFWADKTGMTLPRNCQAHYALMKTRPAVRQVLAEEGYRS, via the coding sequence ATGAAATTCTACATGACGCCCGGATCCTGTTCTACGGGCATACACATCCTGCTCGAAGAGATAGGGCTGGTCTTCGAGGCCTATATCGTCAATCTGGTCAAGGGCGATCACCTCAAGCCGGACTATCTGGCGATCAACCCGCATGGGACGATCCCGACTCTGTTGCGCGACGATGGCGTCGCGCTGACGGATTTTTACTCCATCGCTCTATGGCTTGCGGAGGCCTATCCGCGCCGCAAGCTCCTGCCGGAGAGCGCGGATGCGCGCGAGTCGGCGTTGGCCGCCATGCATTTTTGCGTTCAGCATATTCACGGCGAAGGCTTTCGACGCGTGTTCACGCCGGAGCGCTACGCCGGGCGACAGGCCGACGTCGAAGCGATCAAGGCCGAAGGTCGCGAAATCGTCGTGGCGGCGCTGATCGCGATCGATACGGAACTTGCGGGCAAGGACTATGTCGCCGGCGGCTTTTCGATCGCCGACGCGGCGCTGTTCTATGTGGAGTTTTGGGCCGACAAGACGGGCATGACGCTGCCGCGCAATTGCCAGGCGCATTACGCGCTTATGAAAACGCGCCCGGCCGTGCGTCAGGTGCTCGCTGAAGAAGGCTATCGCAGCTAA
- a CDS encoding ferredoxin family protein, which produces MSAEAAVRVEDKLYLNRYLVDAGRAHIKVRPHTTPSPQLLSLVNVCPAHCYEMNSTGQVEITTDGCVECGTCRIIAEPSGDIEWNYPRGGYGVLFKFG; this is translated from the coding sequence ATGAGCGCAGAAGCAGCGGTCCGGGTGGAGGACAAGCTTTACCTCAATCGCTATCTCGTCGACGCCGGCCGCGCCCACATCAAGGTGCGTCCGCACACCACGCCTTCGCCGCAACTGCTCAGTCTGGTGAACGTCTGTCCGGCGCACTGCTATGAAATGAACTCGACTGGGCAAGTCGAGATCACGACCGACGGCTGCGTCGAATGCGGCACGTGTCGGATCATCGCCGAGCCGAGCGGCGACATCGAGTGGAACTATCCGCGCGGCGGCTACGGCGTGCTGTTCAAATTCGGCTAA
- a CDS encoding group II truncated hemoglobin, protein MTTTTIDNAVSIYDRIGGFDTVDRLVETFYRNMDELPEARGIRAVHADDLGPTRAILKVYLAEWLGGPKDYSAKKGHPRLRMRHSHLRIGPAERDAWMLCMNGALDTTIEDVGIRESLRENFTKLADWMRNDPDNAHDKRH, encoded by the coding sequence GTGACGACGACCACTATCGACAATGCCGTATCCATATACGATCGCATCGGCGGCTTCGACACGGTCGACCGGCTTGTCGAAACCTTCTACCGCAACATGGACGAACTACCGGAAGCGCGCGGCATACGCGCCGTTCACGCGGACGATCTTGGACCGACGCGGGCCATTTTGAAGGTCTATCTGGCCGAATGGCTCGGCGGCCCCAAGGATTATTCCGCCAAGAAGGGGCATCCACGCCTGCGCATGCGACATAGCCATTTGCGCATCGGTCCGGCCGAGCGCGACGCCTGGATGCTGTGCATGAACGGCGCGCTGGATACGACGATCGAAGACGTCGGCATACGCGAAAGCCTGCGCGAAAATTTCACAAAGCTGGCCGATTGGATGCGCAACGATCCGGACAATGCGCATGACAAGCGCCATTGA
- a CDS encoding PDR/VanB family oxidoreductase: MDETLREVIVAKKSEEAHNMASFELVDPTGAELPTFSPGAHVDVTVPGGLVRQYSLCNSATERHRYVIGVWNDANSRGGSKALHTQVNVGDKLQVGLPRNRFRVPRQTKRAILMARGIGVTPILSIADHLKRQDIPFDLHYVYAMMSPGSFSEMIATSNFAENTKYYYEASELNQLLNPVTLLQDQPEETQLFICGVDWWQDPIIHLAEQKGWAKERIHVERFTAKVPPAVLDKVFEVKIASTGAVYKVPGDKTVTAFLEEQGVKIPTSCEQGMCGTCKIQVIEGEADHRDKRLTDQEKADGFFLACVSRAKSDLLVLNL, encoded by the coding sequence ATGGACGAAACTCTGCGTGAAGTGATTGTGGCCAAGAAGAGCGAGGAGGCCCACAATATGGCCTCGTTCGAACTGGTCGATCCCACCGGCGCCGAACTGCCGACCTTCTCGCCTGGCGCGCATGTCGACGTCACGGTTCCCGGCGGTTTGGTGCGGCAATATTCCTTGTGCAACAGCGCCACGGAACGCCATCGCTATGTCATTGGCGTGTGGAACGACGCCAACAGCCGCGGCGGCTCCAAGGCGCTGCATACGCAAGTGAACGTCGGCGACAAATTGCAGGTGGGCTTGCCGAGAAATCGGTTTCGCGTGCCGCGGCAAACGAAACGCGCGATCTTGATGGCGCGAGGCATTGGCGTGACGCCGATCCTGAGCATCGCGGACCATCTCAAGCGCCAGGATATTCCCTTCGATCTGCACTACGTCTACGCAATGATGTCGCCGGGTTCATTCAGCGAGATGATCGCGACATCGAATTTCGCGGAGAATACGAAATATTATTATGAGGCGAGCGAACTCAATCAGCTGCTCAATCCGGTGACCCTTCTGCAGGACCAACCAGAAGAGACGCAGCTCTTCATCTGCGGCGTCGATTGGTGGCAGGATCCGATCATTCACCTCGCTGAGCAGAAAGGTTGGGCGAAGGAGCGGATCCACGTCGAGAGATTCACCGCGAAAGTTCCGCCGGCCGTGCTCGACAAGGTCTTCGAAGTCAAGATCGCCAGCACGGGCGCCGTGTATAAGGTCCCCGGCGACAAGACCGTCACGGCATTCCTCGAGGAGCAGGGCGTCAAGATTCCGACGTCCTGCGAACAGGGCATGTGCGGAACCTGCAAGATCCAGGTCATCGAAGGCGAGGCGGACCATCGCGACAAGCGACTCACCGATCAGGAAAAGGCGGACGGCTTTTTTCTGGCCTGCGTCTCGCGCGCCAAGAGCGACCTGCTGGTGCTGAATTTGTAA
- a CDS encoding ATP-binding protein has product MNIQIERPHVEALIARFPAHSGLSSQLRFGDRVELDLAHLSGAEFDFLEELYQQSGPELRARAAQLATLRSALESQGKRFEAGDLEDVLPALIKYMTTDALRGWLFTASVAAKALPYVVTRFDYVPTSNDEAGKILVELKANAKGTLQTNLMRIMAPDIVGRTISEILAAKGFLRETPALIEAFDAASETYFDWRGRYGAQFSGKGSGFHAEDPNATHRDTDWTRKDVIVLSTSGGEARLVNDEAVLSARNLTLEAPGDVLGHFLRKAGKSNNFSGEDEIAELREQIPPGLFTQVPVHPYILMFHLDLHHHVWVHVDEMRLYRYQPELKSKLVLPEEQTDLIDILTAEMDVLMDDIVQGKSGGTTVLCAGPPGVGKTLTAEVYSEIIQRPLYRVHSGQLGLNVGTMETALKEILTRAQRWGAVMLIDEADVYIKRRDDNIAMNAVVGVFLRVLEYFNGLLFLTTNRVDDIDEAIVSRCIALIKYNPPDADAKRRIWRVMTEQFALNVDDALIDDLVEIFPAATGRDIKGLAKLTAKFCHQKNVPPSVAVFRRCAIFRGLDTAHAA; this is encoded by the coding sequence ATGAACATCCAAATCGAAAGGCCGCATGTCGAAGCGCTGATTGCGCGCTTTCCCGCCCATTCGGGGCTCTCGTCGCAACTGCGTTTCGGCGACAGAGTCGAACTCGATCTCGCGCATCTCTCCGGCGCCGAATTCGATTTCCTCGAGGAGCTGTATCAGCAATCGGGTCCCGAATTGCGCGCCAGAGCCGCGCAGCTTGCGACGCTGCGCTCGGCGCTGGAGTCGCAGGGCAAGCGTTTTGAGGCAGGCGATCTCGAAGACGTCTTGCCGGCGCTGATCAAATACATGACGACCGACGCGCTGCGCGGCTGGCTGTTCACGGCCAGCGTCGCCGCCAAGGCGCTGCCCTATGTCGTGACGCGTTTCGACTATGTGCCGACTTCCAACGACGAGGCCGGCAAGATCCTGGTGGAACTGAAGGCCAACGCCAAGGGCACGCTGCAAACCAATCTCATGCGCATCATGGCGCCGGACATCGTCGGCCGAACCATCAGCGAAATCCTCGCCGCCAAAGGCTTTCTGCGCGAAACGCCGGCTTTGATCGAGGCCTTCGACGCGGCGAGCGAGACCTATTTCGATTGGCGCGGCCGCTATGGCGCGCAATTTTCCGGCAAAGGCTCCGGCTTTCACGCCGAAGACCCCAACGCCACGCATCGCGACACGGACTGGACGCGCAAGGACGTCATCGTGCTCTCGACGAGCGGCGGCGAGGCGCGCCTCGTCAACGACGAGGCGGTGCTTTCGGCGCGCAATCTGACGTTGGAGGCGCCGGGCGACGTGCTCGGGCATTTCCTGCGCAAGGCGGGCAAGAGCAACAATTTCTCCGGCGAGGACGAAATCGCCGAGCTGCGCGAACAGATTCCGCCGGGACTCTTCACGCAAGTTCCCGTGCATCCCTACATCCTGATGTTCCATCTCGATCTGCATCATCACGTCTGGGTGCATGTCGACGAGATGCGGCTTTATCGCTATCAGCCCGAGTTGAAGAGCAAGCTGGTGCTGCCGGAGGAGCAGACGGATCTCATCGACATTCTGACCGCCGAAATGGACGTGCTGATGGATGACATCGTCCAGGGCAAATCCGGCGGCACCACGGTGCTTTGCGCCGGCCCGCCCGGCGTTGGCAAAACGCTGACCGCGGAAGTCTATTCGGAAATCATCCAGCGTCCCTTGTACCGCGTGCATTCGGGGCAACTGGGCCTCAATGTCGGCACGATGGAGACGGCGCTAAAAGAGATTTTGACGCGCGCTCAGCGCTGGGGAGCGGTGATGCTGATTGACGAGGCGGACGTCTACATCAAGCGCCGCGACGACAACATCGCGATGAACGCCGTCGTCGGCGTTTTCCTGCGCGTGCTCGAATATTTCAATGGTCTGCTCTTCCTGACGACGAACCGCGTCGACGACATCGACGAGGCGATCGTCTCGCGCTGCATCGCGCTGATCAAATACAACCCGCCAGACGCTGACGCGAAGCGCCGGATCTGGCGCGTAATGACAGAGCAATTCGCGCTCAACGTCGATGACGCGCTCATCGACGACCTCGTGGAGATTTTCCCCGCCGCCACGGGCCGCGACATAAAGGGGTTGGCGAAGCTCACGGCGAAGTTCTGCCACCAGAAGAATGTGCCGCCGAGCGTCGCCGTTTTCCGCCGCTGCGCGATCTTCCGCGGCCTCGACACGGCGCATGCGGCGTAG
- a CDS encoding FAD-dependent oxidoreductase: MIEERFDAIVVGAGMAGNAAALTLARKGLKVLQLERGEYSGSKNVQGAILYSDMLEKLVPDFREDAPLERHLVEQRFWMMDDNSHTGLHYRSDEFNEERPNRYTIIRAQFDKWFSKKVQEAGAVVLCETTVLELLQDAYGKVIGVRTDRKNGQVGADVVVLAEGVSGLLGTRAGLRKTPDKSNVALAVKEMHFLPQETLEARFNLRGDEGAVIEAVGTISQGMTGMGFIYTNKESISLGIGCLVADFEKTGQTPYGLLEKFKQHPSVAALIAGSEVKEYAAHLIPEGGFKAIPQLYGDGWVVVGDAAQLNNAIHREGSNLAMTSGRIAAEAIFQIKSRRDPMTKENLALYKKMLDESFVMKDLKKYRDMPDLLHIQAQNFFLTYPQLVSKAMANFLRVDGTPKREKEKTTFRSFLAARSLTGLVGDAFRLARAWR, encoded by the coding sequence ATGATCGAAGAAAGATTCGACGCGATCGTAGTTGGCGCCGGCATGGCCGGCAACGCCGCCGCCCTGACCCTGGCGCGCAAGGGCCTCAAAGTCCTGCAGTTGGAGCGCGGCGAATATTCCGGCTCCAAGAATGTGCAGGGCGCGATCCTCTATTCCGACATGCTCGAGAAGCTTGTCCCGGATTTCCGTGAGGACGCGCCGCTGGAGCGTCATCTCGTCGAGCAGCGCTTTTGGATGATGGACGACAACTCCCATACGGGACTCCATTATCGCTCGGACGAATTCAACGAGGAGCGTCCCAACCGCTACACGATCATCCGCGCGCAATTCGACAAATGGTTCTCCAAGAAGGTTCAGGAGGCCGGCGCGGTCGTGCTGTGCGAAACCACGGTCCTAGAGCTGCTGCAGGACGCCTATGGAAAAGTCATCGGCGTGCGCACGGACCGCAAGAACGGACAGGTCGGCGCCGATGTCGTCGTGCTGGCGGAAGGCGTGAGCGGGCTGCTCGGCACAAGAGCCGGCCTGCGCAAGACGCCCGACAAGAGCAATGTCGCTCTGGCGGTGAAGGAAATGCACTTCCTCCCGCAGGAAACTCTGGAAGCCCGCTTCAATCTGCGCGGCGACGAAGGCGCGGTCATCGAAGCGGTGGGCACAATCTCGCAAGGCATGACCGGGATGGGTTTCATTTACACCAACAAGGAGTCGATCTCGCTTGGCATCGGCTGTCTCGTCGCGGACTTCGAGAAGACGGGACAGACGCCGTACGGACTGCTGGAAAAGTTCAAGCAGCATCCATCGGTGGCGGCGCTCATCGCAGGTTCGGAAGTCAAGGAATACGCCGCGCATCTGATCCCCGAAGGCGGCTTCAAGGCGATACCACAGCTTTATGGCGACGGCTGGGTCGTCGTCGGCGACGCCGCGCAGTTGAACAACGCCATACATCGCGAAGGCTCAAATCTGGCGATGACCTCCGGACGGATCGCCGCGGAAGCGATCTTCCAAATCAAATCGCGCCGCGATCCGATGACGAAGGAGAATCTGGCGCTCTACAAGAAGATGCTCGACGAGTCCTTCGTCATGAAGGATTTGAAGAAATATCGCGACATGCCGGATCTGCTTCACATTCAGGCGCAGAACTTCTTCCTGACCTATCCGCAGCTCGTCTCGAAGGCGATGGCGAATTTCCTGCGCGTCGACGGCACGCCGAAGCGGGAAAAAGAGAAGACCACGTTCCGCTCCTTCCTGGCGGCGCGTTCGCTGACCGGACTGGTCGGCGACGCCTTTCGGCTGGCGCGCGCGTGGAGGTAG
- a CDS encoding electron transfer flavoprotein subunit alpha/FixB family protein, which translates to MNDTAKAPAPAGRAAAKKELPEHLKAYKHVWVFIEQERGQAHPVSWELMGAGRILADKLGVNLAAVVVGARNEATQAVVRESFNYGADLAYLVADDILTDYRNESYTKAMTDLVNAYQPEILLLGATILGRDLAGSVATTLLTGLTADCTELDVDAEGSLAATRPTFGGSLLCTIFTLNYRPQMATVRPRVMPMPERVEKPLGRVIEHPLGLVEDDIVTKVLSFLPDRDSTKSNLAFADVVVAGGLGLGSPENFQLIRQLASTIGAEFGCSRPLVQKGWVSSDRQIGQTGKTIRPKLYIAAGISGAIQHRVGVEGADYIVAINTDKNAPIFDFAHVGIVTDAVRLLPALTEAFSKRLSPHQRDRLAS; encoded by the coding sequence ATGAACGATACGGCAAAAGCTCCTGCTCCGGCGGGGCGCGCGGCGGCGAAAAAAGAGCTGCCCGAACATCTCAAAGCCTACAAGCACGTCTGGGTCTTCATCGAGCAGGAGCGGGGACAAGCGCACCCCGTGTCCTGGGAGCTGATGGGCGCGGGGCGGATTCTCGCCGATAAGCTCGGCGTCAATCTCGCCGCGGTCGTCGTGGGCGCGCGCAACGAGGCGACGCAGGCGGTCGTGCGGGAAAGCTTCAATTATGGCGCAGACCTCGCCTATCTCGTCGCGGACGACATCCTCACGGATTACCGCAATGAGAGCTACACCAAGGCGATGACCGATCTCGTCAACGCCTATCAGCCGGAAATTCTGCTGCTGGGCGCGACGATTTTGGGGCGCGATCTTGCCGGCTCGGTGGCGACGACGCTGCTGACCGGTCTCACCGCCGATTGTACGGAACTCGACGTCGATGCGGAAGGTTCGCTCGCCGCGACGCGTCCGACGTTCGGCGGCTCGCTGCTCTGCACGATCTTCACGCTGAACTATCGCCCGCAGATGGCGACCGTTCGCCCGCGCGTGATGCCGATGCCGGAGCGCGTCGAAAAGCCGCTCGGCCGCGTGATCGAACATCCGCTCGGCCTGGTGGAAGACGACATTGTCACGAAAGTATTGTCGTTTCTGCCCGACCGCGATTCGACAAAGTCCAACCTGGCCTTCGCCGACGTCGTCGTCGCGGGCGGTCTCGGTCTCGGCTCTCCGGAAAACTTCCAACTCATCCGTCAGCTGGCGAGCACGATCGGCGCGGAATTCGGCTGTTCGCGCCCCCTGGTGCAAAAGGGATGGGTCAGTTCTGATCGGCAGATCGGCCAGACCGGTAAGACGATCCGGCCCAAGCTTTATATCGCCGCGGGCATTTCCGGCGCGATCCAGCATCGCGTCGGCGTTGAGGGCGCGGATTACATCGTCGCGATCAACACCGACAAGAATGCGCCAATCTTCGATTTCGCTCATGTTGGAATCGTCACCGACGCGGTACGGCTTTTGCCTGCACTCACGGAAGCGTTCTCGAAACGATTGTCTCCGCATCAGCGCGACCGTCTAGCGAGCTAG